One genomic segment of Candidatus Anaeroferrophillus wilburensis includes these proteins:
- a CDS encoding ATP-binding protein gives MKELTIVSGKGGTGKTTVTAAFASLIERKLMTDCDVDAADLHLILIPEVYHEEDFVGGRAPTMDKSLCTECGTCQEVCRFAAITHDVERGYRINSFACDNCALCSFACPEGAITMVDSVNGTWYISRTPYGKMVHAKLGIGEDNSGKLVTLVRQQAKKLAQEEGLSLIVSDGPPGIGCPVTAAITGTTLVLIVTEPTISGIHDMERVADLCRHFQVPVQVCINKYSINLVNTQKIRHYCADRGIPVVGEIPFEPLVNKAQVARKSVVDFDCGSVGQVVRQMWQEVEKKLLA, from the coding sequence ATCAAAGAGTTGACCATTGTCAGCGGCAAAGGAGGGACGGGAAAAACAACGGTAACCGCTGCTTTTGCCTCCCTGATTGAGCGAAAACTGATGACCGATTGTGATGTGGATGCCGCCGATCTGCATCTGATCCTCATTCCTGAGGTGTACCATGAAGAAGACTTTGTCGGCGGTCGGGCACCGACCATGGATAAGTCGTTGTGTACCGAGTGTGGAACCTGTCAGGAGGTCTGTCGCTTTGCGGCGATTACCCATGACGTGGAGCGTGGCTATCGAATAAATTCCTTTGCCTGTGATAATTGCGCCCTGTGCTCCTTTGCGTGTCCGGAAGGGGCCATCACCATGGTTGATTCAGTGAATGGAACCTGGTATATTTCCCGCACGCCCTATGGAAAAATGGTCCATGCCAAGCTGGGTATTGGTGAGGACAATTCGGGCAAACTGGTAACGTTGGTGCGCCAGCAGGCTAAAAAACTTGCCCAGGAGGAAGGGTTGTCCCTGATTGTCAGTGACGGCCCTCCCGGGATTGGCTGTCCGGTTACCGCGGCGATCACGGGTACGACATTAGTCTTGATTGTTACCGAACCAACCATTTCCGGCATCCATGACATGGAGCGGGTTGCCGATTTATGTCGCCATTTTCAGGTGCCGGTCCAGGTCTGTATTAATAAGTACAGCATCAATCTGGTCAATACCCAGAAAATTCGCCACTATTGTGCAGATCGGGGTATTCCTGTGGTTGGTGAAATTCCTTTTGAGCCGCTGGTCAACAAGGCCCAGGTGGCCCGCAAAAGTGTGGTTGATTTTGATTGTGGTTCGGTTGGTCAGGTGGTCAGACAGATGTGGCAGGAAGTGGAAAAAAAACTACTTGCTTAG
- a CDS encoding iron-sulfur cluster assembly scaffold protein: protein MMNEQVIDHFTKPRNMGRLTRATVVGQGGDPGCGDYVELYLLLENDHIIEVSAMVYGCPYAIATTSVFTELVKGKSLDDALEVDGEAVVGVLGEVPEAKRHCSLMGPEALKHCVSQYILQRICTPCTSADD from the coding sequence ATGATGAACGAACAAGTCATTGACCACTTTACCAAGCCGCGCAATATGGGGCGGCTGACCCGGGCAACGGTGGTTGGCCAGGGCGGCGATCCCGGTTGTGGTGACTATGTGGAGCTCTATCTCCTGCTGGAGAATGATCATATTATTGAAGTTTCCGCCATGGTCTATGGGTGTCCCTATGCAATAGCCACCACCAGCGTATTTACGGAATTGGTTAAGGGCAAATCCCTCGATGACGCACTGGAAGTAGATGGTGAGGCTGTCGTTGGGGTTCTGGGGGAGGTGCCGGAGGCCAAACGTCATTGTTCGCTGATGGGACCCGAAGCCTTGAAGCATTGTGTGTCCCAGTATATCCTCCAACGGATTTGCACCCCCTGTACGTCAGCCGATGATTAA
- the eno gene encoding phosphopyruvate hydratase, producing MPFIVDVAATEILDSRGNPTIEVEVLLESGAVGRAAVPSGASTGVHEAVELRDGDQDRFLGKGVLQAVDNVNDVIAEEIIGFDATRQREIDQMLIELDGTPNKGKLGANAILGVSLAVARAAADFMSLPLYQYIGGVNAHLLPVPMMNILNGGQHADNNVDIQEFMIMPVGAGSFGEALQMGTETFHHLKKVLKAKGYNTAVGDEGGFAPNLKSNEEPLELIVEAIGQAGYQAGKEIMIALDAAASSFYRDGKYHLEAEGKALDAADLVDFYAALVEKYPIISIEDGLDEDDWSGWKLMMDRLGKKIQIVGDDLFVTNPQRLSRGIIAGSANSILIKLNQIGTLTETLETVEMAKKAGYTAVVSHRSGETEDTTIADLVVALNTGQIKTGSASRTDRICKYNQLLRIEDELGSQGVFLGREVFYNLK from the coding sequence ATGCCGTTTATCGTTGATGTTGCAGCCACAGAAATTCTTGATTCCCGGGGGAACCCCACCATTGAGGTGGAAGTATTGCTTGAAAGTGGTGCGGTAGGCCGGGCGGCGGTGCCTTCAGGAGCTTCTACCGGGGTCCATGAGGCGGTTGAACTGCGAGATGGTGACCAGGATCGCTTTCTTGGCAAAGGGGTGCTGCAGGCCGTTGATAATGTTAATGATGTTATTGCCGAGGAGATCATCGGTTTTGATGCAACCCGTCAGCGCGAGATTGACCAGATGCTGATTGAACTGGATGGTACACCCAATAAGGGAAAACTTGGTGCTAATGCAATCCTTGGTGTATCGCTGGCGGTGGCCCGGGCTGCCGCTGATTTCATGAGTCTGCCCCTGTACCAGTATATTGGCGGGGTTAACGCCCACCTGCTGCCGGTGCCGATGATGAATATTCTCAATGGTGGCCAGCATGCGGACAATAATGTTGACATTCAGGAGTTCATGATCATGCCGGTGGGCGCCGGATCATTCGGTGAAGCCCTGCAGATGGGAACCGAAACCTTTCACCATCTGAAGAAAGTATTGAAGGCGAAAGGCTATAATACCGCCGTTGGTGATGAGGGCGGTTTTGCGCCCAACCTGAAGTCCAATGAGGAGCCCCTGGAGCTGATTGTCGAGGCCATCGGTCAGGCTGGCTATCAAGCCGGCAAGGAGATTATGATTGCTCTGGATGCGGCAGCCAGTTCTTTCTATCGTGATGGCAAATATCACCTGGAAGCCGAAGGCAAGGCTTTGGATGCAGCTGACCTGGTGGACTTCTATGCTGCCCTGGTGGAGAAGTATCCGATTATTTCCATTGAGGATGGTTTGGATGAAGATGACTGGTCAGGCTGGAAATTGATGATGGATCGACTGGGGAAAAAGATTCAGATTGTTGGTGATGATCTCTTTGTGACCAATCCGCAGCGTTTGTCCCGGGGGATTATAGCAGGTTCGGCCAATTCCATTCTCATCAAGCTGAACCAGATAGGCACCTTGACGGAAACACTGGAAACCGTGGAGATGGCTAAAAAAGCCGGCTACACCGCAGTGGTGTCGCACCGGTCCGGTGAAACGGAAGACACCACCATTGCTGATCTGGTGGTGGCTCTTAATACCGGCCAGATTAAAACCGGCTCAGCCTCACGGACCGACCGAATTTGTAAATACAACCAGCTGTTGAGGATTGAGGATGAGTTGGGCAGCCAGGGAGTATTTCTCGGCCGGGAAGTTTTTTATAATTTGAAGTAA
- the mqnC gene encoding dehypoxanthine futalosine cyclase — translation MTSRISRTEAIQLLADEEFLSLGRQAHNLRLAKNPAPRVTFVIDRNINYTNICSCQCRFCAYYRQEDDPEAFVLDQATLAEKITETLALGGTQILLQGGLHPHLKIPYYEALLQTIRKNFPTIHIHGFSAPEIWHISTLSDLSLEETICRLRDAGLGSIPGGGAEILDDRVRKHISPNKIGWQQWLQVMEVAHRHGLRSTATMMFGSVETAEELVDHLLRVRELQDKTGGFTAFIPWSFQPDNTDLKDEVPITATGIDYLRVLALSRIVLDNIDNIQASWVTQGAKTAQVALYFGANDFGSTMIEENVVAAAGVHFRMSLEEMISTIREAGFMPAQRNTFYDIIKEFHE, via the coding sequence ATGACTAGTCGCATCTCCCGGACAGAAGCCATCCAGCTCCTTGCTGACGAGGAGTTCTTATCCCTGGGGCGCCAAGCCCACAACCTCCGGCTGGCAAAGAATCCCGCACCCCGGGTCACCTTTGTTATTGACCGCAACATCAACTATACCAACATCTGCAGCTGCCAATGCCGGTTCTGCGCCTACTATCGACAGGAGGACGACCCGGAAGCCTTTGTCCTTGATCAGGCTACCCTGGCAGAAAAAATCACCGAAACCCTGGCCTTGGGGGGCACCCAGATCCTGCTGCAGGGGGGGCTTCACCCCCATCTGAAAATTCCCTATTATGAAGCGTTGCTGCAAACCATTAGGAAAAACTTTCCCACCATCCATATCCATGGCTTTTCCGCCCCGGAGATCTGGCATATCAGCACCCTGTCGGACCTTTCTCTCGAAGAGACCATCTGTCGCCTGCGGGATGCAGGCTTGGGATCGATCCCCGGAGGGGGGGCCGAAATCCTTGATGATCGGGTTCGCAAACATATCAGCCCTAACAAGATCGGCTGGCAACAATGGCTCCAGGTCATGGAAGTCGCACACCGCCACGGACTGCGGTCCACCGCCACCATGATGTTCGGCTCGGTGGAAACGGCGGAGGAACTGGTTGACCATCTGCTGCGGGTGCGCGAGCTCCAAGACAAAACCGGCGGTTTTACCGCCTTCATCCCCTGGAGTTTCCAGCCGGACAACACCGATCTGAAAGATGAGGTGCCCATCACCGCCACCGGCATCGACTATCTCCGGGTCCTTGCTCTTTCTCGGATCGTCCTCGATAACATTGACAATATCCAGGCATCCTGGGTTACCCAGGGGGCAAAAACCGCCCAGGTAGCCCTCTATTTTGGCGCCAATGATTTTGGCAGCACGATGATCGAGGAAAATGTGGTGGCTGCTGCCGGAGTCCATTTCCGCATGTCGCTGGAGGAGATGATCAGCACTATCCGAGAAGCTGGCTTTATGCCGGCCCAGAGAAACACGTTCTATGATATTATCAAAGAGTTTCATGAATAA
- a CDS encoding radical SAM protein: MNYLFGPVPSRRLGLSLGVDLVPFKTCSFDCLYCELGRTTSHTSKRQMYAPVAAVDAELTAYFQQPGGVSCDVVTLSGSGEPTLHEGLAAIVRRIRELTTIPVALLTNSSLLADPGVRQAAALVDIILPSLDAVSPEVFARLNRPVPEVTVDAIIAGLLALRQEFAGALWLEVLFCRGINDHETEIARLSEVIHHLQPDKIHLNTVVRPGAYREAQPVSAAFLHQVQRRWGPRAEIVAPFERERLNEQQQDCQRLIVDTVKRRPCTVRDLAVLCALAPAEVVKIIDLLQGVGAIRATDHEGQIFYCAD; this comes from the coding sequence ATGAACTATCTCTTTGGCCCGGTTCCCTCCCGTCGGTTGGGATTATCCCTGGGAGTGGATCTGGTCCCCTTCAAAACATGCTCCTTTGATTGTCTCTATTGCGAGCTTGGCCGTACAACCTCCCATACCAGCAAGCGGCAGATGTATGCTCCAGTTGCAGCTGTTGATGCTGAGTTAACGGCTTACTTCCAGCAGCCGGGGGGAGTGTCATGCGATGTTGTCACCCTGTCTGGCTCGGGTGAGCCAACCTTGCATGAGGGATTGGCAGCCATCGTCAGGAGGATCAGGGAGCTGACCACCATTCCGGTGGCTCTGTTGACCAATAGTTCTCTGCTGGCTGATCCCGGAGTACGCCAGGCGGCAGCTCTGGTGGATATCATCCTGCCTTCCCTTGACGCCGTGTCGCCGGAGGTTTTTGCCCGTCTCAATCGTCCGGTACCGGAGGTGACGGTGGATGCCATTATTGCCGGCCTGCTGGCACTGCGCCAGGAGTTTGCCGGCGCCCTCTGGCTGGAGGTCCTTTTTTGTCGTGGGATCAACGATCATGAAACGGAAATAGCCCGCTTGTCCGAAGTTATTCACCACCTGCAGCCGGATAAGATTCACCTGAATACGGTCGTCCGTCCAGGAGCCTACCGGGAAGCCCAGCCGGTATCGGCGGCATTTCTCCATCAAGTTCAGCGGCGCTGGGGGCCGCGGGCGGAAATTGTCGCCCCTTTTGAACGGGAACGGCTCAATGAACAGCAGCAGGATTGCCAGCGGCTCATTGTCGATACGGTTAAACGGCGACCGTGCACGGTTCGGGATCTGGCAGTGTTGTGCGCCCTGGCACCGGCTGAAGTTGTGAAAATTATCGATCTTCTCCAGGGGGTGGGCGCCATCAGGGCAACCGACCATGAAGGTCAAATATTTTATTGTGCTGATTGA
- a CDS encoding DUF59 domain-containing protein: protein MSQSRLYQDIFTAIGMVRDPSTGMAVKDLPLVKDVVIAAGGVITITLEPSSSVCPLIFKLGSDIKQAVVSLDGVQKVRFIIHGHQQQAMVEEYLSDE, encoded by the coding sequence ATGTCTCAATCTCGCTTATACCAGGATATTTTCACTGCCATTGGCATGGTGCGTGATCCCTCCACCGGCATGGCGGTAAAAGACCTGCCCCTGGTGAAGGATGTTGTCATTGCTGCCGGAGGGGTGATAACCATAACCTTGGAGCCCTCTTCGTCTGTCTGTCCCTTGATTTTCAAACTGGGCAGTGATATAAAGCAGGCGGTTGTCTCCTTGGACGGGGTGCAAAAAGTGCGGTTTATCATCCATGGCCATCAGCAGCAGGCGATGGTTGAGGAATACCTGTCAGATGAATGA